From the genome of Amycolatopsis camponoti:
CTTGCCGTAGATCTCGCTGGTGGACGCGACCAGGATCGGCACGTCGTGCTGCAGCGCCGCGTCCAGCATGGTCTCGGTGCCGTGCAGGTTGGTGCGCAGGCTTTCCATCGTCTTGTCGAGGATGGTGAAGACGCCGACCGCGGCCGCGAGGTGGAAGATCGCGTCGATGCCGGCCATGCACGCCTCGACCGCCGAAGGGTCGGTCACCGAGCCGCGCACGAAGCGGAAGCCGTGGTGGTCGCGCACGCCGGCCAGGTTGTCGAGCGTGCCGGTGCTGAGGTTGTCGAGCGCGACGACCTCGTGGCCGCGCTCCAGGAGGTGCTCGGTCAGGTGGGAGCCGATGAAGCCGGCGCCGCCGGTGATGAGGTAACGCACGTCGGGTGTCCTCTCAATGTCTTTGGGGGGTTCCGGGTGGCGGAGCCCCGGCCTGGGGCGGAGCCCCGGAAGATTCAGTTCGCGAAGAGCGAAGGGTCGAAGCGGTAGGTGGCGTCGATGACGAGCGGGCACTCGCCGAGCCAGTCGTACCCGTGGCCGGGCTGGATGGTGTGGATCAGCGCGACGTCCCAGTCTTCACCGTCCGGCTCGGCGACGTTGTCCAGCTGGCCGCCGGTGACGCGGATGGTCGACACGAGCGGGTCGTGGTAACCGACCTTCGCGCCCTTCGCCGCCAGCAGGTCGATGATGTCCAAAGCGGACGACGACCGGACGTCCTGGACGCCGGGCTTGTACGTCACGCCGACGACCAGCACGCGCGTGCCGGCCAGGCCCTTCCCGTTGCGGGACAGAGTGTTGCCGATGCGCTCGACGACCTGCTTGGGACGTTCGGCGATGGCGTGCATGGCCTGCGTGACGAGCGGCGCGTTGTGCTGCGTCGCGCGCAGCTGCCAGAGCAGGTAGTGCGGGTCGCAGGGGATGCAGTGCCCGCCGACGCCCGGGCCGGGGTGGAAGGCCATGAAGCCGTACGGCTTGCTCGCCGCGGCGTCGATCACCTCGATCGGGTCGATCGAGAAGCCGTCGCTGATCTCCGCGAACTCGTTGGCCAGTGCGATGTTCACCGCGCGGAAGGTGTTCTCGTAGAGCTTCGTCAGCTCGGCGACCTCGGCGGAGCTGACGCAGTGCACCGCCGGGGTCAGCAGGTTGACGACGCGCTGCGCCATCGCGGTGCACGCCGGCGTCACGCCGCCCAGGACACGCGGGGTCTCCTGCTGCGTGTGCGTGACGTTGCCGGGGTCGATGCGCTCGGGGCTGGACGCGACGAAGATGTCGCGGCCGATCTTGAACCCCTTGGCGACCAGCGGCTTCACCAGCAACCGGCCGGCGGTGCCGACGTAGCTGGTGGAGGTGAGGATCAGCGTCTGGCCGACCCGGGCGTGCGCGATCAACGCCGCGCAGGCGCTCTCGAGCGGGCCGAGGTCGGGCATCAGGTACTCGTCCAGCCCGGTCGGCACGCACACCAGCACCGCGTCGGCCTCGGCCATCCGCGCGAGGTCGGCGGTGAGCTGGAAGTCCTCCTGGTGCACGGCTTTCTCCAGCCGGCGGTGGTCGGCCTCGATCAGGTCGACCTCGCCGGAGCGGATCGCGTCGAGGCGGTTCTGCGAAAGGTCGATGCCGATGATCCCGACACCGCTCTCGTGCAGGCCCAGGGCGGTCGGCAGACCGACGTACCCCATCCCGATCACCGCGACGGAGGTCAGTTCGTTCAGCTCGGCCAGGATTTCGTGTTCGGCGACAGTACTCGTCATTGTGGTTCACCCGTCTCTTGCACGGTGGAAGGGGTCAGTACACGACCCGGACGATTTCGAAAGCTTCGGCGAGCTCGGTGGAGATCTGCGAGCCGCGGTATTCGGCCAGGGCGCGCACACCCCGCTCGCTGCGCGGGTGGGGCCACGGCTCGAGTTCCTTGCCGTACGCGCGCAGCGCTTCGACCTTGCGCTCGATGTGCGTCTCCTCGAGGCGCTGCCAGCAGTTGGGGCGGAAGGTGACCGGGAGCCCGGACGCCTCGCCGACGTCGGTGGCGGAGCGGATCTCGAACGTCCGCACCTCCTGCACGCTGCCCTTGCCCGGCCGGCCCGCGACCCGGGCGGCCCGGCTGACCAGCGCGTGGTCGGTGCTCAGGTCGCACATGCTGGTGGTGAGGATCGTGTCGGGCTCGAAGTCCCGGACCTCGTTCTCCACCGTCCGGTTCAGCTCGAGGTGGCTGACGGTGTCGAGGCGGTTGTCCCCGAACTCGTGGATGCGCACGCGTTCGATGCCGAGCGTCTTCGCGGCCAGCTCGATCGCGG
Proteins encoded in this window:
- a CDS encoding nucleotide sugar dehydrogenase gives rise to the protein MTSTVAEHEILAELNELTSVAVIGMGYVGLPTALGLHESGVGIIGIDLSQNRLDAIRSGEVDLIEADHRRLEKAVHQEDFQLTADLARMAEADAVLVCVPTGLDEYLMPDLGPLESACAALIAHARVGQTLILTSTSYVGTAGRLLVKPLVAKGFKIGRDIFVASSPERIDPGNVTHTQQETPRVLGGVTPACTAMAQRVVNLLTPAVHCVSSAEVAELTKLYENTFRAVNIALANEFAEISDGFSIDPIEVIDAAASKPYGFMAFHPGPGVGGHCIPCDPHYLLWQLRATQHNAPLVTQAMHAIAERPKQVVERIGNTLSRNGKGLAGTRVLVVGVTYKPGVQDVRSSSALDIIDLLAAKGAKVGYHDPLVSTIRVTGGQLDNVAEPDGEDWDVALIHTIQPGHGYDWLGECPLVIDATYRFDPSLFAN
- a CDS encoding PIG-L deacetylase family protein, whose translation is MHRKISKLLVVGAHGDDETLGAGGTIARLADEGVTISLCILTNDDGSRSANGAGVVNRTAAIELAAKTLGIERVRIHEFGDNRLDTVSHLELNRTVENEVRDFEPDTILTTSMCDLSTDHALVSRAARVAGRPGKGSVQEVRTFEIRSATDVGEASGLPVTFRPNCWQRLEETHIERKVEALRAYGKELEPWPHPRSERGVRALAEYRGSQISTELAEAFEIVRVVY